From Amycolatopsis sp. WQ 127309:
AAGCGGTGGTAGATCGAGCCGTTCGGCGCGTCCGCGGCCTTGGCCGTCGCGGCCATCGTGACCGCGCGGGCGCCGCCCCCGGCGAACAACGTCGTCGCGGCGTCGAGGAACTGCGCTGTGGTGTGCGTCGCCGGCCGGCCCATGGTTCTGGAGACTATCCTCTGATACGTTCTGGAGGACAGTCTCCAGAACGGAGGGTTGTGCCATGATCCGCAACGTCCACACCCGGAGGTTCCCGCGGCCGGTGCCGCCGGAGCTGCTGGCCACGCTCGGCACGGACGACGACCGCCTCTGGCCGGTCGCCGACTGGCCGCCCACCCGCCTCGACGGCCCGCTCGTCCCGGGCACGACCGCCGGTCACGGCCCGGTCCGGTACGTCCTCGAAGACGTCGCGCCCGATCGCCTGCGGTTCCGCTTCACGGCGCCGACGGGCCTGCACGGCTTTCACGAGTTCACGATTTCGGGTGACGCGCTGACGCACGTCCTGGAGGGAACGCTGCACGGCTGGACCCGCCTGAGCTGGCCACTGGTGTTCCGCCCGCTGCACGACGCGCTCCTGGAGCAACTGCTGGACCGCGCCGAACTGGCCGTGACCGGCCGGGTGTCCCGGCCGGTGAAGTGGTCGCGCTACGTCCGTTTCCTGCGCGCACTGGCCCGAAACCGGTCGCGGTCGCCACGGCCGTCCGCCACACTCCGGCCGTGATCCTGACACCGCTGGACGAGCCCGCACTGGCGCGGCTGCTGGAGGCCGCCGTCGCCGGCGCGGACCCCCTGGAGGTGATGCCCCCGGTCGACGGCCCACCCGGCTGGACGCCCGAGCGCCGCGCGGCGTTCCTGGAGTTCCACCGGGCCAGGTCGCTGAGCCCGGAGACGGCGGTGGAGCGCACGTGGGTGGTCGACGTCGCGGGGACGGCGGTCGGCGCGGCCCGCCTGGAGCGTCACGGCGACGCGGTGGAGGCGGGCATCTGGCTGAGCCGCGACGTCCGCGGCCGGGGGATCGGCAAGCAGGTGACGGCGTCACTGCTGGACCTGGCGAAGGACAGCGACGCGACGAGGTTCGTCGCCTCGACCACCGCGGGCAATCGCGGAGCCCGGACCCTGCTGAGCGGAATCGGCGCGAGCTTGGCCACGGAAGGCGACGACGTGACGGCGGAACTACCGCTGAGCTGACTTCAGCCGCGGCAGGATCTCCGTGCGGACGTACTCCAGGGCGTCCCGCTCCGGGAGGATGTGCGGCCCCTGCACCCACCGCACCCCGTGCCGGGCCGCCGCGGCCGTGAGGCGCTCCCGCAGCGGGCCCACCACCCCGGCGCCCAGCACCAGCGTGTCCACGATGCCCAGGCGGGACAGCGCCGCTTCCTCCGAAGCGACGCCGTCCGCGGCGAGACCCGCCGCGGACAGCGCCGCCGTCACCCTCGAGACCGTGGCCGGGTTGCGGCCGAACAGCAGCACGTTCATGCCGCCCAGCGTCCGACCTCAAGGGCGCTTGAGGTCAAGACCTCAGTCGAGCTGCAATTCCGGGGAGTACATCTCGATCCAGTGGTACAGGTCGAGCAGCCGGTCCAGGCCGATGCGGGCACCCGGGTCCATGGTGGCCGAGTCCACTTCGGACACCCGGTGCGCCCAGGCCTTGTCGACCAGGCCGAACACCGCGTGGTTCGGCTCCGCGAGGACCTCCTTGACCTGCTGCTGCAGCGCCGCCGCGTAGCCCGGGTCCTGCGTCGAGGGGTACGGGCTCTTCACCCGCTGGGCCACCGACTCCGGGAGGACGTGCTTGGTCGCGTGCCGCAGGAGGCTCTTCTCGCGGCCGTCGAACGTCTTGAGCGACCACGGCGTGTTGTAGACGTACTCGACCAGCCGGTGGTCGCAGAACGGCACGCGGACCTCCAGGCCCACCGCCATCGACGCGCGGTCCTTGCGGTCGAGCAGCATCCGCACGAACCGCGTCAGGTGCAGGTTGCAGATCGTCCGCATCCGCGCTTCCTTCGCGGACTCGCCGTCGAGGTGGTCCACCGAAGAGACCGCCGTCGCGTACTGGTCCGCGATGTAGGTCTCGAGGTTGAGCTTGCGCACCAGCTCGGGCGTGTAGAGCGACGCCCGGTCCTCCATCATCGAGTTCCGGAACGCCAGCCACGGGAACGTGTCGGCGTTGACGGCCTTCTCGTCGTGGAACCAGCGGTAACCGCCGAACACCTCGTCGGCCGACTCGCCCGACAGGGCCACCGTCGACTCGCCGCGGATCGCCTTGAACAGCAGGTACAGCGACGTGTCCATGTCACCGAGGCCGGCCGGGATGTCGCGGGCCTTCAGCACCGCGCGTCGCACCGCCGGGTCGCTCAGCTCCGCCGGGTTCAGCATGACGTTCTGGTGCGCGGACCCGACCAGGTCGGCGACGTCGCGGATGTAGGGCGAGTCCGCGGTGTCGCGCATCTCGTCCGGCTTGAAGTTCTCCTCCTGGCCGAAGAAGTCGACGGAGAACGTCCGCAGCTGCTCGCCCTGCTCGGCGAGGTGGGGCGCGGCGAGGCCGGTGACGGCGCTGGAGTCCAGGCCGCCGGACAGCAGCACGCAACGCGGGACGTCGGCGACGAGCTGGCGGTGCACGATGTCGGTCATCAGCTCGCGGACGCGCTCGACCGTGGTCTCCTGGTCGTCCGTGTGCTGCTTGGCGTCGAGCTTCCAGTACGTGCGGGTGCGGATGCCCTCGCGCGACACGGTGACGATCGTGCCGGGCTGGACCTCCTCCATGTCCTTCCACAGCGACCAGCCGGGGCGCTTGGTGAACGCCATCAGCTCGCGCAGGCCGTCGGTGTCGACCACCTTCTTCGCGAGCGGGTTCGCGAGGATCGCCTTCGGCTCGGAGCCGAACAGCACGCCGTCGGCCGTCGGGTAGTAGTAGAACGGCTTGATGCCCATCCGGTCGCGGATCATCACGAGCCGGTCGTCGCGCTCGTCCCAGATCGCGAAGGCGTACATGCCGTTGAGGTGGTCGACGACCGCGTCGCCCCACTGCAGGTAGCCGTGCAGCACCACTTCGGTGTCGCTGTCGGTCTCCCACTTGTGGCCGAGCTTCGTGAGCTCGTCCTTCAGCTCGGTGAAGTTGTAGGCCTCACCGCTGTAGACCATCGCGACGTCGCCGTTCGGCGTGTGCACGGACATCGGCTGCCGGCCGCCGGGCAGGTCGATGATGGCGAGGCGCCGGTGGCCGAGCGCGACGTGCTTGCGCACCCAGGTACCGACGCCGTCCGGACCACGGCAGGCCATGGTCTCGGTCATGGCGTCCACGACGTCCTGCCGGCGCGTGAGGTCGGCGTCGTAGGAAACCCAGCCGGCGATACCGCACATACGGACCCCTCCAAGCTTTTACTTAGCTAGTACAACTATCGGTAACACAGGTGTAACACGGGGAGAACATCTTGTCTGCCCGAATTGCACGTTCCGCGCTCATTCGATCACGCAGTGTGCCGTGAGTCACTCACCAACCACGGCCACGCCGAGGTGAAGGCAAACGCTTGCGTGATCGGCGCCACCCGCCATAAAGACGGCGTAAATGCGCATCAGGACGGCGTTAACGCGCCGTCAGCCACCCTCCGCGGACGGCCGGAACGGCCGCACAGTTGGCCTCGTCCCTGGTCACCGAAAGCGGTGACCTGTCCTGAGAGGTGCCTAGTGGCCGACTTGCTGTACGCCGTTCTCCTGATCGGCATTTTCGTGGTTATCGCGCTGGCGCTGCGTGGCTTGGAGAAGCTGTGAGCGGCGCGGGCACCGTGGCCAACGTCGTCGGCGGACTGCTGGCGCTGGGCCTTCTCGTCTACCTGTTCGTCGCCTTGATCAGGCCGGAGAAATTCTGATGTCCGACACCGCGGCCGGGCTGGTCCAGCTCGGTCTCCTCCTCGTCGCCCTCGCCGTGGTTTACAAACCACTCGGCGACTACATGGCGCGCGTCTTCTCCACCGAGAAGCACCTGAAGCTCGAGAAGGGTCTCTACAAGCTCTTCCGCGTCAACCCGGACTCCGAGCAGCGGTGGCCGACCTACGCCGCCGGCGTGCTCGGCTTCTCGTTCGTCTCGGTCGTCCTGCTCTACCTGCTGCAACGGCTGCAGCCGATCCTGCCGTGGAGCCTGGGCCGCGGCTCGGTGAGCCCCGGCGTCGCGTTCAACACGGCGATCTCCTTCGTCACCAACACGAACTGGCAGTCCTACGTCCCCGAGACGACGATGGGCCACTTCGTGCAGATGGCCGGGCTCACCGTGCAGAACTTCCTGTCCGCGGGCGTCGGGCTGGCCGTCGCCATCGCGCTGACCCGCGGGTTCATCCGCTCGCGGACCGACCGGCTCGGCAACTTCTGGGTGGACCTCACGCGCGGCACCGTCCGCGTCCTGCTGCCGATGGCCTTCGTGTTCGCGCTCGTGCTGATCGCCCTCGGCGTCGTGCAGAGCCTCAAGGCGGGCGTCGCCGTCACCAACCCCGACGGCAGCCAGAGCACCATCGCGCTGGCCCCGGCGGCGAGCCAGGAGGCGATCAAGGAGCTCGGCACCAACGGCGGCGGCATCCTCAACGCCAACTCGGCGCACCCGTTCGAGAACCCCAACGTCTGGACGAACCTGATCGAGCTGTTCCTGATCCTGGTGATCCCGGTCAGCCTGACCCGCACGTTCGGCAAGCTCGTCGGCAAACCCAAGCAGGGGTACGTCCTGCTCGGCGTGATGAGCCTGCTCTGGGCCGCGTCGCTGGCGATCATCTGGTTCTCCGAGGCCAAGGCGAGCAACCCGGCCGCGCTGGCCGCCGGGGCGAGCATGGAGGGCAAGGAACAGCGGTTCGGCATCTCGAGCACGTCGATCTTCGCCGACACCACCACCGGCACGTCCACGGGCGCGATCAACGGCGCCCACGACAGCCTCTCGGGGCTCGGCGGCGGCGGTCCGCTGCTCAACATGCTCTACGGCGAGATCTCGCCGGGCGGCGTCGGCACCGGCCTCTACGGCATCCTCGTGATGGCGATCATCGCGATGTTCCTGGCCGGACTGATGGTCGGGCGGACGCCGGAGTACCTGGGCAAGAAGCTCGGCAAGCGCGAGGTCACCTGCGCGGCGATCTCGATGCTGGCCATGCCGCTGGTCGTGCTCCTGGGCAGCGGGATCGCCCTGATGCTGCCGGGCACGGCGGGCGCGCTCGGCAACAGCGGCGCGCACGGGCTGTCCGAAATCCTCTACGGCTACGCCTCGACCGGCAACAACAACGGCAGCGCGTTCGGCGGCCTGACGGCGACGAGCGACTGGTTCCAGTCGTCGTTCGGCGTCGCCATGGCGTTCGGCCGGTTCATCCCGATCGTCGCCGTGCTCTGCCTGGCCGGATCCCTGGCCGCGCAGCGGAAGGTCCCCGAAACGGCGGGGACGCTGCCCACCACCGGGCCGCTGTTCGCCACCATGCTCACCGGCACGGTGGTGCTCGTCGCGGCCCTCACGTTCATCCCGGCGCTCGCGCTCGGGCCCATCGCGGAGGCACTCGCATGACCGTCACCGAAGAACGACCTCAGGTGACCCACGAAGAGCACACCGGTCGCGTCGGCGCCGGGGTCTTCAGCCCCCGCCAGCTCTGGACGTCGCTGCCGGATGCCTTCAAGAAGCTCAACCCGAAGCACCAGCTCGCCAACCCGGTGATGTTCGTGGTGTGGGTCGGCTCGGCGCTGACCACCGTCTTCGCCGTCACCGACCCGAGCGTCTTCACCATCCTCATCGCGATCTGGCTGTGGTTCACGGTCATCTTCGCCAACCTCGCCGAGGCCGTCGCCGAAGGGCGCGGCAAGGCACAGGCGGAAAGCCTGCGGCGGTCGAAGAAGGAGACCGTCGCGCGGCGCCTCACCGCGAACGGCGACGAGGAGCAGGTGCCCGGCGCCGAACTGCGCGTCGGCGACCTCGTGGTCGTCGAGGCCGGCCAGGTGATCCCGGGTGACGGCGACGTCGTCGAGGGCATCGCGACCGTCGACGAGTCGGCCATCACCGGCGAGTCCGCGCCGGTCATCCGCGAGTCCGGCGGCGACCGCAGCGCCGTCACCGGCGGCACGACCGTGCTGAGCGACCGGGTCGTCGTGAAGATCACGACCAAGCCCGGTGAGTCCTTTGTGGACCGCATGATCGCGTTGGTGGAAGGTGCTTCCCGGCAGAAGACGCCGAACGAGATCGCGCTGACCATCCTGCTGGCCACGCTGACCATCATCTTCCTGCTCGCCGTCGTGGCGCTGCAGCCGATGGCCGGCTACTCCGGGTCCGAGCAGTCGGTGATCGTGCTGACGGCGTTGCTGGTCTGCCTCATCCCGACGACGATCGGCGCGCTGCTGTCCGCCATCGGCATCGCCGGGATGGACCGGCTCGTGCAGCGCAACGTCCTCGCGACGTCCGGCCGCGCGGTCGAGGCCGCGGGCGACGTCTCGACGCTGCTGCTCGACAAGACCGGCACCATCACCTTCGGCAACCGCCGGGCCACCGAGCTGATCCCGGTGGGATCGTCCACTCCGGACGACCTCGCCCGCGCGGCCCGGCTGGCCAGCCTCGCCGACGAAACGCCCGAGGGACGCAGCGTCGTCGAGCTGACCGCGGCCCACGCGGGTGACGACGTGCACGGCGAGTTCGTCCCGTTCACCGCGCAGACCCGGATGAGCGGCCTGGACGTCGGTGACCGGCGGATCCGCAAGGGTGCGGCGAGTGCCGTGCGCGCGTGGGTGCGCGACAACGGCGGGCAGTTCCCCGACGAGACCGAGCGCGTGGTCGACGAGATCAGCGCCCAGGGCGGCACTCCGCTGGTGGTCGCCGAAGACACCGTGGTGCACGGCGTGATCCGGCTGTCCGACGTCGTCAAGCCGGGCATGAAGGAGCGCTTCAAGGAACTGCGGGCGATGGGCATCAAGACGGTGATGATCACCGGCGACAACCCGCTCACCGCCAAGGCCATCGCGGCGGACGCCGGCGTCGACGACTACCTCGCCGAGGCCAAGCCCGAAGACAAGATGGCGCTCATCAAGAAGGAGCAGGAAGGCGGCCGGCTCGTCGCGATGACCGGCGACGGCACCAACGACGCCCCCGCGCTCGCGCAGTCCGACGTCGGCGTCGCGATGAACACCGGCACGTCCGCCGCGAAGGAGGCCGGCAACATGGTCGACCTCGACAGCGACCCGACGAAGCTGATCGAGATCGTCGAGATCGGCAAGCAGCTGCTGATCACCCGCGGCGCGTTGACGACGTTCAGCGTGGCGAACGACCTCGCGAAGTACTTCGCGATCCTGCCGGCGATGTTCACCGGCATCTTCGCCCAGCTCGGCGCGTTGAACATCATGCACCTGGCCACGCCGAAGTCGGCGATCCTCTCCGCGGTCATCTTCAACGCGCTGATCATCGTCGTGCTCATCCCGCTGGCCCTGCGCGGCGTGCGGTACAAGCCGTCGTCGGCCTCGGCCCTGCTGCGCCGCAACCTGCTTGTCTACGGCCTCGGCGGCATCGTCAGCCCCTTCCTCGGGATCTGGCTGATCGACCTGCTCGTGCGCCTCATCCCTGGAATCGGGTGACCTCGTGAACACTCTCGTCAAGCAGACCTGGGCCGGGCTGCGCGTCCTCATCGTGATGACGGTCCTGCTCGGGGTGATCTACCCCCTGGCCGTGTGGGCGATCGCCCGCATCCCCGGGCTGGAGGGCCACGCCGAAGGCTCGGTCGTCACGCAGAACGGCCAGGCCGTCGGGTCGTCGCTCATCGGCGTCGACCCGGTGCCCGCCGACCCGGCGCGCGACCCGTGGTTCCACAACCGGCCCTCGGCGCTCTCGAAGGACGCGCTCGGTCCCGGCGACCCGTCGACGTCCGGCGCGTCCAACAAGGGCCCGTACAACGAGGACCTCGTGAAGACCATCGGCGAGCGGAAGGACGCCATCGCGAAGCGGGAAGGCGTGTCACCCGATCAGGTACCGCCGGACGCGGTGACGGCGTCGGGTTCCGGGCTCGACCCGGCGATCAGCGTCGCCTACGCCGACCTCCAGATCGCCCGCGTCGCCCGGGTGACGGGGCTGCCCGCGGATCGGGTGAAGCAGCTCGTCGAAGCGAACACGTCGGGCGCCGGGATCGGTGTCCCCGGGGTGGATGTGCTCCAGCTCAACTTGGCCGTGCAAGGTGCGGCCGGAGGGGCACACTGACAGCGTGACCAGTACGAAGAAGCCGCGCCGGGGGGAGCTGAGGATCTACCTCGGCGCGGCTCCGGGCGTCGGCAAGACCTTCGCCATGCTCGGCGAGGCGCGGCGCCGGCTCGACCGCGGCACCGACGTCGTCGCCGGGCTGGTGGAGACGCACGGCCGCGAGAAGACCGCGGTGCTGCTCGAAGACCTCGAGATCGTGCCGCGCCGGCACGCCGAGCACCGCGGCCGCGCCTTCGAGGAGATGGACGTCGACGCCATCCTCGCCCGCGCGCCCGAGGTCGCCGTCGTCGACGAACTCGCGCACACCAACGTGCCGGGCTCACGCAACGCCAAGCGCTGGCAGGACGTCGAGGAGCTCCTGGAGGCCGGCATCGACGTGCTGTCCACCGTCAACGTGCAGCACCTGCAGAGCCTCAACGACGTCGTCGAGCGCATCACCGGCGTCACGCAGCAGGAGACCGTGCCCGACGAGGTCGTCCGCCGCGCCGAACAGCTCGAACTGGTCGACATCACGCCCGAGGCGCTGCGGCGGCGGCTCGCGCACGGCAACGTCTACCCGGCCGAGCGGATCGACGCCGCGCTCGGCAACTACTTCCGCCCCGGCAACCTCACCGCGCTGCGCGAGCTGGCCCTGCTCTGGGTGGCCGACCAGGTCGACGTCGCCCTGCAGCGCTACCGCGCCGAGCAGCAGATCACCGACACCTGGGAGGCGCGCGAACGCGTTGTCGTCTCCATCACCGGCGGGCCGGAGAGCGAGACGCTGATGCGCCGCGCCAGCCGGATCGCCACCCGCGCCGGCGCCGAACTGCAGGTCCTCCACATCCTGCGCGGCGACGGCCTGTCCGGGCTCGGCCCCACCGCGATCGCCCGCTGCCGCACGCTGGCCGAGGAGGTCGGCGCGACGTTCCACACCGTCGTCGGCGACGACGTCCCGACCGCGTTGCTGGACTTCGCCCGCGGCGTCAACGCGACCCAGCTGGTGATCGGCACGTCACGCCGTTCGCGCGTGGCGCGGCTGTTCGACGAGGGCATTGGCGCCACGGTGGTCCGCCAGTCCGGGCCCATCGACGTCCACATGGTCACCCACGCCGAGGCCGGCGGGCGGCTGCGAGCCCGGCTCGGCGCGAGCCCGCTGGGGTTCTCGCGGCTGGTCGCGGGCTGGGTGCTGAGCGTCGTGCTGCCGGTGCTGGTGACGGTCATCGGCCTGTTCGTGCGCACCGGGTTCGACTTCGCCACCGACGTGATTTCGTACGTGCTGGCCACGGTCGTCGTCGCGCTGGTCGGCGGCCTCGGCCCGGCGCTGGTCGCGGCCGTGCTCGGGGCCGGGCTGCTCAACTTCTTCTTCACGCCGCCGCTGTACACGCTCACCGTGCACACCCCGCAGAACCTCGTGACGCTGATCGCGATGGTCGTGGTCGCGGTGCTCGTCGCGCTGGTCGTCGACGCGGCCGCGCGCCGGGCGACGCAGGCGGCGCGGGCGCGGACCGAGGCGGCGCTGCTCGCCTCCTACGCGCGGACCGTGCTGACCCACGCGAACCCGATCGAGCGCCTGCTGGAGAAGGTCCGCGAGAACTTCGCGCTGACTTCGGTGACCCTGCTGGAAAAGCGCGAAGGCGCGTGGCAGGGCGTGGCGACCGCGGGGGAGCACCCGTGCGCCGACCCGGACGAGGCCGACGTCGACATCGCCGTCACCGCCGACGTCCACCTCACGCTGCGCGGGCGCGCGCTGCCGGCGGCCGACCGGCGGGTGCTGGAAGCCGTGGCCGGGCAGGCGCTATTGTCCCTGCGGCAGCAGCGCAGTGCCGACGCCGCGGCGAAAGCCGAGCGCAAGGCCGAGGCCACCGAGCTGCGCACGACGTTGCTTTCGGCCGTCGGGCACGACCTGCGGACGCCGTTGACGTCGATCAAGGCGTCCATCGGCAGCTTGCGCGCGCCCGACCTGCAACTGTCCGAAGAGGACACCGCGGAGCTGATGGAGGCCATCGAACTGTCCGCCGACCGGCTGGCCGGGCTGATCGACAACCTGCTGGATTCGTCGCGGCTGGCCACCGGCGCGGTGGTGCCGCTCCTGCGTCCGGTCGGCTACGACGAGGTCGTCGCGCACGCGCTGTCCAATGTGGACGCCTCCGGCGCGGTGGTCGTCGCGGTCGACGACCAGCTGCCGTCGGTGCTCGCCGATCCCGGCCTGCTGGAACGGGTGGTGGCGAACGTGCTGGACAACGCGCTGCGGCACGGCGGGGGCCGGGTGTCGGCCCGGGCCAGCGCCCACTCCGGCCACGTCGAGCTGCGGATCGTCGACCACGGCAAGGGCCTGCGGAAGGGGACGGCGGACTCGGCGTTCGCGCCGTTCCAGCGGCTCGGTGGCGACCGGGACGCGACACCGGGGGTCGGGCTCGGGCTGTCGGTGGCGAAGGGGTTCACCGAGGCGATGGGCGGCACGATCCGCGCCGAGGACACCCCGGGCGGCGGGCTCACGGTCGTCGTCTCCCTGCCCGCCGAGAGCGTCACGTACAAAGTCGAAGAGGGGGTGCGATGACCGACATCGGGGCCACCGTGCTGGTGGTGGACGACGAGCCGCAGATCGTGCGGGCACTGCGGATCAACCTCACCGCGCGCGGCTACAAGGTGATCACCGCCCACGACGGCACGGCCGCGCTCAAGGCCGTCGCGGAGACCAAGCCGGACGTCGTCGTGCTCGACCTCGGCCTGCCCGACCTCGACGGCACCGAGGTGATCGCCGGCCTGCGCGGCTGGACGACGGTCCCGATCATCGTCCTGTCCGCCCGCGGCGACTCGGCGGACAAGGTCCAGGCGCTCGACGCGGGCGCCGACGACTACGTCACCAAGCCGTTCGGCATGGACGAGCTGCTGGCGCGGCTGCGTGCGGCGGTCCGCCGCTCGGCGGTGGCGGGCGCCGACGACGTGGACGCGGTGGTGGACACGGCGTCGTTCAGCATCGACCTGGCGGCCAAGAAGGTCCGCCGCGACGGTCACGAGGTCCACCTGACCAAGACGGAGTGGGGCGTGCTGGAACTGCTGGTCCGCAACCGCGGCCGGCTGGTCGCGCAGAAGCAGCTGCTGCACGAGGTGTGGGGCCCGTCGTACGAGACGGAGTCCCACTACCTGCGGGTGTACCTGGCCCAGCTGCGGCGCAAGCTGGAGCCGGAACCCTCGCGGCCCCGCCACCTGCTGACGGAACCGGGCATGGGCTACCGCTTCGAGGCCTGACGCACGGCCCGTGTCACTGGGACCGGCCGAAGTCCGTGAATGCCACATTGAGGGAACTAGCGTCCCTCGATGTGGCATTCACGGACTTCGGGTCAGAGCAGGAAGGTCGGCTGGTCGGGGCAACGCGCCGGCGAAGCCGAACCGCGGTTTGGCCCAGGAACGACGAAGGCCACCGCCGCGGCGGTGGCCTTCGGGGACTTCGCGCTTACCTGGGCGTCGGCGACGTGCCGGTCGTGCTCACCGACGGTGCGCCCGACGAGCTGCCGCCACCGCCGGCCGGCGTGGTCGTGTCGGTCGGCGGGTCCGTCCGCGGCGACGTCGTGGTCGGCGGCGGCGTCGTCGGAGTGGTCGTCACCGGCGGTGGGGTCTTCGTCGTCGTCTTGGTCACCGGCGGTGGTGTGCTGCCCGGGCCGCCCGGCGGGGGCGTGTACGGGGGCGGCGGGGCGTGGGTGACGACCGTGGTGGTCGTCTTGCCGTCCGGGCTGACCGAGACCACCGTGGTCGGCGCGCTCGACGACTGCGTCTCCGTCGGCGGCGGCGGGCCGCCGAGGGTGGACGGGCCGCCCGGGGTCGGGGTGCCCGACACCGTCTGGACGCCGGCGGGCGAGGTGCCCTGGCCGCCCGGGGCGCCGGTGCCGCCCGCGGTGGTCGCGGGGGCCGGTCCGGCGAGCTCGGCGACGGCCGCGAACGCCGTCGCGACGACCAGCCCGGCCACCCCGAGCACGACGTACCCGGCGCGGTTCGGTTTGCTGCTCTTCGGCGGTGCGGTGGTGTCGATCCTGGTGATGCGTGAGCTCGAATCCGACCCGTCGGGGCGGGGCATAGAGGCTCCTAGAAGATCGGGGTGACTCCAAAACCTGCGGCTCGAGGTCGTCGAACGATCACTGCTTGCCCGAGCGGGGGAACCCGGGAGGGCGACCTCGGCGGGGAGATTATCACCGTCAGTGCCGCATTCGCCCAGGTAGGGAGCCCGCGTGATCACTGAGTGCAGTCAAACTGTCCGGAAAGGATGAACGTGTGAGTGAGGGACAAACGAACACCAGGATGACGGCGTGGGTCCGCGGGCGGGTGCAGGGCGTCGGTTTCCGCTGGTGGACGCGCAGCCGGGCGCTCGAGCTCGGTCTCGTCGGCAGTGCCCGCAACATGCCCGACGGTCGTGTCGAGGTCATAGCGGAGGGTGATCGCGACCACTGTGAGCGGCTGTTGGCCGTCCTCCGTTCCGGAGAATCACCCGGAAGTGTGGAGACCGTTGTCGAGCGCTGGTCCGACCCGAAAGGGGGGCTCAGCGGCTTCGCCGAGCGGTAGCCCGGGCCTTGGTACTTCCGGGGCGGGTGTGGCGCAGGAGGTTGCCGACGCCGATCACGCTGTGCTAAGGCGCGCCGGAGAGGGGGCGCGTCCGGCGGTCCCGGGACACCCCCAGGTAGCCTGGGACGATTGAAACGCCCGAACCGGCAGCCAGAGGGGTCAGCACCCAGTGCACCTGAAAAGCCTGACGCTCAAGGGCTTCAAGTCCTTCGCCTCGGCCACCACGCTGCGCTTCGAACCGGGCATCACCTGCGTGGTCGGCCCGAACGGCTCCGGCAAGTCCAACGTGCTGGATGCCCTGCGCTGGGTCATGGGCACCCAGGGCGCCAAGGACCTGCGCGGCGGCAAGATGGAGGACGTCATCTTCGCCGGCACCGCGGGCCGCGCCCCGCTCGGCCGCGCCGAGGTCACCCTCACCATCGACAACGCCGACGGCGCGCTGCCGATCGAGTACGGCGAGGTGTCGATCACCCGCCGGATGTTCCGCGACGGCGCCAGCGAGTACGAGATCAACGGCGACCGCTGCCGCCTGATGGACGTCCAGGAGCTGCTCTCGGACTCCGGTATCGGCCGCGAGATGCACGTCATCGTCGGGCAGGGCCAGCTCTCGGCGATCCTCGAGTCCAAGCCCGAGGAGCGCCGCGCCTTCATCGAAGAGGCCGCCGGCGTCCTCAAGCACCGCAAGCGCAAGGAACAGACCCTGCGCAAGCTGGCCAACATGCAGGGCAACCTCGACCGCCTCGGCGACCTCACCACCGAGCTGCGCCGTCAGCTCAAGCCGCTGGGCAAGCAGGCCGAGATCGCCCGCAAGGC
This genomic window contains:
- a CDS encoding SRPBCC family protein — encoded protein: MIRNVHTRRFPRPVPPELLATLGTDDDRLWPVADWPPTRLDGPLVPGTTAGHGPVRYVLEDVAPDRLRFRFTAPTGLHGFHEFTISGDALTHVLEGTLHGWTRLSWPLVFRPLHDALLEQLLDRAELAVTGRVSRPVKWSRYVRFLRALARNRSRSPRPSATLRP
- a CDS encoding GNAT family N-acetyltransferase, with amino-acid sequence MILTPLDEPALARLLEAAVAGADPLEVMPPVDGPPGWTPERRAAFLEFHRARSLSPETAVERTWVVDVAGTAVGAARLERHGDAVEAGIWLSRDVRGRGIGKQVTASLLDLAKDSDATRFVASTTAGNRGARTLLSGIGASLATEGDDVTAELPLS
- the asnB gene encoding asparagine synthase (glutamine-hydrolyzing), which produces MCGIAGWVSYDADLTRRQDVVDAMTETMACRGPDGVGTWVRKHVALGHRRLAIIDLPGGRQPMSVHTPNGDVAMVYSGEAYNFTELKDELTKLGHKWETDSDTEVVLHGYLQWGDAVVDHLNGMYAFAIWDERDDRLVMIRDRMGIKPFYYYPTADGVLFGSEPKAILANPLAKKVVDTDGLRELMAFTKRPGWSLWKDMEEVQPGTIVTVSREGIRTRTYWKLDAKQHTDDQETTVERVRELMTDIVHRQLVADVPRCVLLSGGLDSSAVTGLAAPHLAEQGEQLRTFSVDFFGQEENFKPDEMRDTADSPYIRDVADLVGSAHQNVMLNPAELSDPAVRRAVLKARDIPAGLGDMDTSLYLLFKAIRGESTVALSGESADEVFGGYRWFHDEKAVNADTFPWLAFRNSMMEDRASLYTPELVRKLNLETYIADQYATAVSSVDHLDGESAKEARMRTICNLHLTRFVRMLLDRKDRASMAVGLEVRVPFCDHRLVEYVYNTPWSLKTFDGREKSLLRHATKHVLPESVAQRVKSPYPSTQDPGYAAALQQQVKEVLAEPNHAVFGLVDKAWAHRVSEVDSATMDPGARIGLDRLLDLYHWIEMYSPELQLD
- the kdpF gene encoding K(+)-transporting ATPase subunit F, translating into MSGAGTVANVVGGLLALGLLVYLFVALIRPEKF
- the kdpA gene encoding potassium-transporting ATPase subunit KdpA: MSDTAAGLVQLGLLLVALAVVYKPLGDYMARVFSTEKHLKLEKGLYKLFRVNPDSEQRWPTYAAGVLGFSFVSVVLLYLLQRLQPILPWSLGRGSVSPGVAFNTAISFVTNTNWQSYVPETTMGHFVQMAGLTVQNFLSAGVGLAVAIALTRGFIRSRTDRLGNFWVDLTRGTVRVLLPMAFVFALVLIALGVVQSLKAGVAVTNPDGSQSTIALAPAASQEAIKELGTNGGGILNANSAHPFENPNVWTNLIELFLILVIPVSLTRTFGKLVGKPKQGYVLLGVMSLLWAASLAIIWFSEAKASNPAALAAGASMEGKEQRFGISSTSIFADTTTGTSTGAINGAHDSLSGLGGGGPLLNMLYGEISPGGVGTGLYGILVMAIIAMFLAGLMVGRTPEYLGKKLGKREVTCAAISMLAMPLVVLLGSGIALMLPGTAGALGNSGAHGLSEILYGYASTGNNNGSAFGGLTATSDWFQSSFGVAMAFGRFIPIVAVLCLAGSLAAQRKVPETAGTLPTTGPLFATMLTGTVVLVAALTFIPALALGPIAEALA
- the kdpB gene encoding potassium-transporting ATPase subunit KdpB, translated to MTVTEERPQVTHEEHTGRVGAGVFSPRQLWTSLPDAFKKLNPKHQLANPVMFVVWVGSALTTVFAVTDPSVFTILIAIWLWFTVIFANLAEAVAEGRGKAQAESLRRSKKETVARRLTANGDEEQVPGAELRVGDLVVVEAGQVIPGDGDVVEGIATVDESAITGESAPVIRESGGDRSAVTGGTTVLSDRVVVKITTKPGESFVDRMIALVEGASRQKTPNEIALTILLATLTIIFLLAVVALQPMAGYSGSEQSVIVLTALLVCLIPTTIGALLSAIGIAGMDRLVQRNVLATSGRAVEAAGDVSTLLLDKTGTITFGNRRATELIPVGSSTPDDLARAARLASLADETPEGRSVVELTAAHAGDDVHGEFVPFTAQTRMSGLDVGDRRIRKGAASAVRAWVRDNGGQFPDETERVVDEISAQGGTPLVVAEDTVVHGVIRLSDVVKPGMKERFKELRAMGIKTVMITGDNPLTAKAIAADAGVDDYLAEAKPEDKMALIKKEQEGGRLVAMTGDGTNDAPALAQSDVGVAMNTGTSAAKEAGNMVDLDSDPTKLIEIVEIGKQLLITRGALTTFSVANDLAKYFAILPAMFTGIFAQLGALNIMHLATPKSAILSAVIFNALIIVVLIPLALRGVRYKPSSASALLRRNLLVYGLGGIVSPFLGIWLIDLLVRLIPGIG